The Sulfuricaulis sp. region ACGCCGACGTCGTCGCCGGCAAGCTCGCCATCACGCTCAAGGCCGAGAAGCTCATGCTGCTTACCAATACCACCGGCGTGCTGGACAAGTCCGGCAAGTTGCTTACGGGCCTGTCCATCACGCAGATCAAAGATCTTATCGCTGACGGCACCATCCACGGCGGTATGCTGCCCAAGGTCAACTATGCTCTCGACGCCGTCAGCAGCGGCGTCAAGGCTGCGCATATTATTGACGGGCGTGTGGAGCATGCGGTGTTGCTGGAAGTTTTTACCAATGAAGGCGTCGGTACCCTGATCAAGTCCTGATCGCCCGCCCATGGCCCGACCGCGCCGCGGCGAACGCCGCCAGACCATCCTCGAAACACTGGCGCACATGCTCGCGAAAAACCACGGCGAGCACATCACCACGGCCCAGCTGGCGCGCGCCGTCGGCGTTTCCGAGGCCGCGCTGTACCGCCATTTTGCGAGCAAGGCCAAGATGTTCGAGGGCCTGCTCGAATTCATCGAAGAGACGCTGTTCACCCGCATCAACAAGATTCTCGCGGAAGAAACCCGCGCCGAGGCGCGGGTGCAGAGCATCCTGTTCCTGCTGCTCGGCTTCGCCGACAAAAACCCCGGCATGGCGCGCCTGCTGTACGGCGATGTGCTGGTGGGCGAAACAGAACGCCTGCGCCAGCGTGTAGTGCAGATTTACGAACGCATCGAAACCCAGCTGAAACAGGTATTGCGAGAGGGAGAAGCGAGTGAAAACCTGCGAGTCCCGATAGCCGATACGGCGGCGCTATTGCTCTCGGTGGTCGAAGGTGCGATCACGCGGTTCGTCAGGAGTGAATTCAAATCTTCGCCAGTGGCGGGATGGGATAAACAGTGGGAGTTGCTGCGGAAGGGAGTTTTTTAATTGAATCGCTTTCAGCGATGGATTTACGTTTCGCAGAACCTGACGGTCTTACACAGAGCGTAGTGCAACGAAGCGGCGTGTAAAACCGGTCAGAGTTAATGCGCTTGTTAGGTATGTGGCAGCTCATTTTTCCTCTGTGGGTTGAGAAACGCCAGTGAACTTAAAAATGAGTTTGCTAAAGGGTTTATCCATTGGGCGAAAAACATAAGCTGCTGCTGCAGGCATTAACCCGTAGAAAAACTTTTCTTCGTTGTCCTGAGCGACAAATAGTACTAATACAGCAATAATGGCAATGGTTATTAGGGTATAAATAGTCCATGCCATTTTAGTATAGAAAATATACTTATCATTTTGATTGTCTGTCATATTCTTCGATTCCTGGTAACTCGTATTGGAATTACACGATTAGTGTTTATAAATATTACCTAACGATGATTGAACGGCCCAAGTACGGGATATTCAATATAGCGTGGGCAGAAAATATCTGAAAGCCGTTTGAGGTCAGACATTTGGGACGAATACCTCGGAGAACGTGTATCCGCAATATACTGCAAACTCACGGGATAAGTGAATTGAACTGCAATGTGACGGTATAACATTGTCTTTGCACGAGCGAAGACAAATTCGATGGGATCGAATTTGGACAGCCGAAGGCTGCCCGAAGGGCGAGGACCAAGGATGGTCCGAGTCCAAGTAACCCAAGGCGCAGGGGCGGAGCCACCCGCCATTAGTTTTTAAATCGTGCGCGGAGCACACACTACAGATTGTTTTTCGATGACAAAAAATATGCCGGGACCGGCATATTCAGATGAATTTCGCGTTAAACACCCACACTGCCGCCAGGCCCAATAAGAAACATCCACCGGCGTATAACGCCGCCCAAAGTTTATAGCGCTTCGTCAATTCCGCCTGCGTGAAGGCCGACAGAATATACGGTCGTGAGCCGTCGCGCGTGGGGCCGAGGACGCTGAGGCCGTCGGCGGAGTGGATGACCTGTTCCTGGCGGTTCTTCATGGTTTCGCGCCGGGCCTGGGCGCGGGCGAGGCGCCATTCGATCTCGTCGATTTTTCCGTCCTTGTTCAGATCGAAGCGCTGCAACATAGTGGGTTGGTCTTTTTTCCAGTCCCTGAGCATTTCGCGCACGTCTTCGTCCACGGTCGGCATACTGGTATAGCTGCTCACACTTTTCAGTAGACCCAGCGCGTAGAGTGACTCGCCGGAGTTGATGCGCTCCTCGGTCAGGCGATAGTTGCCGTGACCGACATTGGAGGCAAAAAAACGGGAGGCGCCGGCAGGTTGACGGGCTATGCCACCCAGGCGGGAGCCAGATCGCCACCGGTCCTTGTGTCGTGGCGTGACGTCCGCGTCTTCAGGGTCGATGACCACGCGACCGGTATCATCCTGCATCCAGAAGGTTTCAGTGCTTTCGCCTTTCTCCACCACTTGCCAGCGGGTTTGGGTGCGCCCCTTGTGATAGGACTTCACCAATTCCTCGACCTGGTAGCGGAACCACACGCACGGCAGGCCGGAAAGCTTGGCAATAATCGGCGGGCCGTCCATGAGTTTGCCCGCGCCTTCCAGTTCGACATAGCCTTGCGGCGCGGAACGGATTTTGGCGGTGGGAGTATCTTCAATCAGGCGGATGTGACTGACGTTGCGCCAGGTGCGCCACGAGGTGTAGGCGCAACCGGCGACGAGCAGCACCACGCCGATGCCAACGGTGGCGGGATCGCTTTGGTTGATGTTGCGGGCGAGTTCCGACAGCCACTGCATCAGCGGACCGGAGGACGACATCCTTTAAGAACCCCTAACAAAAAGCAATTTAACCGCCAAGACGCCAAGAACGCCAAGTTTTTACTGTTGAAAAAATAGCCTTCCTTGGCGCCTTGGCGTCTTGGCGGTTCAGAATCATATTCATTTTGTTAAAAACTAAGTGTTAAAGAGCGCCTTGACGCTGACGTCCTGAATTTCGCTTTCCTTGAACTTGAGCAAAGGCTTCTGCTCGAAGCGGAACAGCGTGGCGATGACATTGTCCGGGAAGGTCTCGATGCGAATATTGTTGGCATTGACCGAGTCGTTGTAGAACTCGCGGCGGTCGGCGATCTGTGCCTCGAGCTGCGAGATTCGGTTTTGCAGGTGCTGGAAATTCTCATTCGCGCGCAGTTCGGGATAATTCTCCGCCACGGCGAAAAGATTCATCAAGCCTGTGCGCAACTGAGTCTCGGCCGCGCCGACAGCGGCCACGTCACCAGCTGCACGTGCCTGGCCCACGGCCGCGCGTGCCTGGGTCACGGCCTCCAGCACGCCGCGCTCATGCTTCATGTATTGCTTGCAGGCCTCGACCAGCTTGGGCAGCTCGTCATGGCGCTGCTTCATTAACACGTCGATATTCGACCAGGCTTGGGCGACGTTATTCTTGAGCCGCACGAAGTTGTTGAACATGGTCACGGCATAGAGAAACAGCGCGCCGAAAATACCGAGGAAAACGAAGGTCGCGATGGACATGATTGCTCCTTTACTGAAGCCCGAAGTGGCTTTAAAAAAGAGTATAGACGCGGGCGCAGCCTGCGCTAGTGTGCGGGTTCTTCCTGCAGGCCGATGGCGATTTCCTCGATGGCCGGCCCGCGAATTTGAAAGCCGCGCATTTCCAGCACACCCTTGGTACCGAGCGAGATAATCAGGTAAAGCACGGCGGGATATTCATGCTGTTCGACATCGGCCAGTGAGGGCAGGGGCGGGGAATCCGGGTGGGAGTGATAAATCGCGGCCAGTTCCTCGCCATCGCTGCGCATGGCGCGCATGGCATCGATCTGCGCCTTGGGGTCGAGCGTGAAAAAGCGTTTTCTGTCGCCGGCCCGGTTGGAGACGGGGTAGCATTTCCGGAAACCGCGGCTGTCACGCGAGATCAGCCCGCAGATTTCCTCGTCCGATGATTTCTGCGCCAGGTGCAGTAACTGGTTGACGATGGGGCGCGGTAGGCGGATGACATTCATACCTTGCCGCACACCGGGCAGGCCGGGTCTTTGCGCAGTTTCATTTCGCGCCATTCCATGGTCTGGGCATCGAGAAGGAGCAGGCGGCCGTTCAGCGTTTGGCCGACGCCGGTCAAGACCTTTAATGTTTCCGTGGCCTGAATGCTCCCGATGATACCGGCGGCGGGCGCGAGTACGCCGGTTTCGGAACAGCTCTCGGCAATCTCGTCCATGTCCTGGTACAGGCAGCGGTAGCAGGCGCTGTCCGGCAGGTCGGCACGGAAAGTCGTCACCTGGCCTTCGAGGCGGATCACCGCTCCCGAGATCAGCGGCTTTTTATATTCCACGCAAAGACGATTGAGGCTGAAGCGCGTGGCAAAGTTGTCGCTCGCGTCCACCACGGCATCGGCGAGCTTCACCTGATCGGCGAGTTCATCCGCGTCCAGTTTTTTGTTGAAGGCCGTGACCTGAATATCAGGATTGAGTTGTTGCAGGTTTGCCTGCGCTGATACAACCTTGTCCTGGCCGATGGTTTCCGTGGTGTGCACGATCTGGCGCTGAAGGTTGGAAAGTTCCACGCGGTCGTGATCGACAATGACCAGATGCCCCACGCCGGAGGCGGCGAGGTACATCGCCACCGGCGAACCCAACCCGCCGAGGCCGATGATGAGCACGCGCGCATCGAGCAGTTTCTGCTGGCCGTCCACGCCCACCTGCGGCAATAAAATATGCCGGCTATAGCGCAGCAGCTGTTTGTCGTCCATCGCGATTTAACCAGGTTGTGTTACCGGCGGCACGCCGCGACACGGGCGTGTCCGGCCAGATCCTGATGATAAACCATGTCGCTGTAATCGTACTGGCGCAGAAGCTCACCGACAGCCACAACCTGATCCCAGCCGTGTTCAAACAGAAGCCAGCCGCCGGGCTTGAGAACAGTCCGTGCATGCCGCGCGATATGTTGAATCGCATCGAGCCCATCGGCGCCGGAGACAAGCGCAACGGCTGGTTCAAAACGTACATCGCCTTGTGATAAATGCGGGTCACGGGCGCGGATGTAGGGCGGGTTGCTCACGATCAGGTCCAGCTTCTCGCTTGCAAGTGGCACGAACCAGTCACCTTCACGAAACTCAATATTGGTCAGGCCGAATTTTCTGGCGTTGGATTTACCAACTTCCAGCGCCGCGGATGAATGGTCGGTCGCAATCACATGACAGCGTGGAAGTTCCTTTGCCAGGGCCAGCGCAATGGCACCGCTGCCGGTGCCGAGATCGGCGATAGTCCATGCGGCGTCGTTTGGAATATGCTCCAGTGCCTTTTCCACCAACAGTTCTGTTTCCGGACGTGGTATCAGTGTTGCCGGCGAGACATTGAGTTCCATGGACCAGAATTCACGCTTGCCGGTGATATAGGCGACAGGTTCTCCACGCTTGCGCCGATCAAGCAGCCTGTCCATTCTCTGTTGCTGTTCGTCGGTCA contains the following coding sequences:
- the slmA gene encoding nucleoid occlusion factor SlmA, with product MARPRRGERRQTILETLAHMLAKNHGEHITTAQLARAVGVSEAALYRHFASKAKMFEGLLEFIEETLFTRINKILAEETRAEARVQSILFLLLGFADKNPGMARLLYGDVLVGETERLRQRVVQIYERIETQLKQVLREGEASENLRVPIADTAALLLSVVEGAITRFVRSEFKSSPVAGWDKQWELLRKGVF
- a CDS encoding GIDE domain-containing protein is translated as MSSSGPLMQWLSELARNINQSDPATVGIGVVLLVAGCAYTSWRTWRNVSHIRLIEDTPTAKIRSAPQGYVELEGAGKLMDGPPIIAKLSGLPCVWFRYQVEELVKSYHKGRTQTRWQVVEKGESTETFWMQDDTGRVVIDPEDADVTPRHKDRWRSGSRLGGIARQPAGASRFFASNVGHGNYRLTEERINSGESLYALGLLKSVSSYTSMPTVDEDVREMLRDWKKDQPTMLQRFDLNKDGKIDEIEWRLARAQARRETMKNRQEQVIHSADGLSVLGPTRDGSRPYILSAFTQAELTKRYKLWAALYAGGCFLLGLAAVWVFNAKFI
- a CDS encoding LemA family protein — translated: MSIATFVFLGIFGALFLYAVTMFNNFVRLKNNVAQAWSNIDVLMKQRHDELPKLVEACKQYMKHERGVLEAVTQARAAVGQARAAGDVAAVGAAETQLRTGLMNLFAVAENYPELRANENFQHLQNRISQLEAQIADRREFYNDSVNANNIRIETFPDNVIATLFRFEQKPLLKFKESEIQDVSVKALFNT
- a CDS encoding M67 family metallopeptidase; protein product: MNVIRLPRPIVNQLLHLAQKSSDEEICGLISRDSRGFRKCYPVSNRAGDRKRFFTLDPKAQIDAMRAMRSDGEELAAIYHSHPDSPPLPSLADVEQHEYPAVLYLIISLGTKGVLEMRGFQIRGPAIEEIAIGLQEEPAH
- a CDS encoding molybdopterin-synthase adenylyltransferase MoeB; amino-acid sequence: MDDKQLLRYSRHILLPQVGVDGQQKLLDARVLIIGLGGLGSPVAMYLAASGVGHLVIVDHDRVELSNLQRQIVHTTETIGQDKVVSAQANLQQLNPDIQVTAFNKKLDADELADQVKLADAVVDASDNFATRFSLNRLCVEYKKPLISGAVIRLEGQVTTFRADLPDSACYRCLYQDMDEIAESCSETGVLAPAAGIIGSIQATETLKVLTGVGQTLNGRLLLLDAQTMEWREMKLRKDPACPVCGKV
- the prmC gene encoding peptide chain release factor N(5)-glutamine methyltransferase, whose translation is MEPAVLHPSIVTVGAALRKALHALELTSPTPRLDAEVLLMHACGLDRSGLITRNEMAMTDEQQQRMDRLLDRRKRGEPVAYITGKREFWSMELNVSPATLIPRPETELLVEKALEHIPNDAAWTIADLGTGSGAIALALAKELPRCHVIATDHSSAALEVGKSNARKFGLTNIEFREGDWFVPLASEKLDLIVSNPPYIRARDPHLSQGDVRFEPAVALVSGADGLDAIQHIARHARTVLKPGGWLLFEHGWDQVVAVGELLRQYDYSDMVYHQDLAGHARVAACRR